From Shewanella acanthi:
GTTACCGACTGCATTATGTTATCCAGTTTCCAGCGCCTTAAATTAACAAAGTCTTATTCTTAAACAACCCATGGGATGAAGCAAGGCACTAGGTCAAGATAAATGTATAGCTTTGTATCACAAAGTATCTTTTTTGCTGAATTAACCAGCACTTGATGCGCTGTAAAAACGAGAATAACTACAGATTAATAACATTTTAATCTGCAATTAAGGGAAATAATGTTGCGACTTTCAGACAGTTTTCAAAAATACGAAATTAGCTTACAACAAAAGCTGTTATTAATTGAGACTCATCCCGTGGTTAAGCTAACGCTAATCAAATTAATCTCAGCGATAAAATTTTTTATTATTTTGAATTAATTGTATCTTTTTTGAGCACCACTAATGTAATTCCCCCTAAAATCGCTAAGGATGAAAGCAATAGCCTCAAACTAAAAGACTCGCCGAGAAAGAGTACGCCAGCAACAGCTGTGATTAACGGAACACTTAACTGCACTGTGGCGGCAACACTTGAAGATAAAGAAGGCAGTACGTTATACCAAATGGCATAACCGACACCGGAGGCCAACGCCCCTGACAAAATGGCATACACGATGCCGTTGCCACTCACAGATAACGGGTTAGACAGCACAAACAGTAGCAGCAGACTCAATGGAATGGTTCGAATAAAATTCCCTGCACTACTTTGTATTGGGTGTTTAGCCCCTTTCCCTCGAATCGAATAAATCCCCCAGGAAATACCTGCAACTATCATCAAAAATGCACTGAATAAAGGCGGTGCACTCAGCCCTGGCAACAACAAAAATACCAACCCAAGGGCCGCAAAAACTAACCCAGCCCATTGAAATTGATTGAATTTTTCTTTGTTATATAGCCCGTGACCTATCATGGTCGCTTGCACAGCAGCGAACAGTAACAATGCACCCATAGAGGCCGTCATATGGATATAAGCGTAAGAAAACCCCGCCGCATAGCTGAATAACGCCAGGGCTGAGCCCCATTGGCCACTCACTTTAACCTTGTGATCTTTCATAGATAACAGCGAAAGCATCAGCGCGCCTGAGATCAAACGAATAGCAGTAAAACTACTGGCATCGATACTGCCATCCTTAAGCGCTAATCGGCATAGAATCGAATTACAGGCAAAGGCCAACATGGTCAATGAAGTCAGTAAAAACAAACGCAATGATGTCATTTATTTTCTCAATAGTAACAACGCATCTAACCCAGTCTAATCGTCAATTTCAGGCAAAAAAAAGCACCCTCACGGGTGCTTTCAGTATAGGAGAATTAACTCAGCTTATTGATTAGATTCATCAAATAAACCAGTTACGTCTTCCTGAGTAATGGCTTCGTCGTAGAACTTGATTTCATCGATCGCACCTTTGAAAGGTACGTCCCAGAAGTTCACGCCGACGGCAAA
This genomic window contains:
- a CDS encoding DMT family transporter, which produces MTSLRLFLLTSLTMLAFACNSILCRLALKDGSIDASSFTAIRLISGALMLSLLSMKDHKVKVSGQWGSALALFSYAAGFSYAYIHMTASMGALLLFAAVQATMIGHGLYNKEKFNQFQWAGLVFAALGLVFLLLPGLSAPPLFSAFLMIVAGISWGIYSIRGKGAKHPIQSSAGNFIRTIPLSLLLLFVLSNPLSVSGNGIVYAILSGALASGVGYAIWYNVLPSLSSSVAATVQLSVPLITAVAGVLFLGESFSLRLLLSSLAILGGITLVVLKKDTINSK